In one Juglans regia cultivar Chandler chromosome 11, Walnut 2.0, whole genome shotgun sequence genomic region, the following are encoded:
- the LOC109002941 gene encoding protein NLP2-like isoform X1 encodes MEDGVLSPDTMLDALPDSGMDLDFMDNIFFDGFWLEATDGSEFLHHSPSSSGALLVPSFEWPALEANGNLRANPSQKDNESKERSLVNAISLEQNMINVAGWSRESENNVIEGSERGTRWWIAPSGNPGCTISVAQRLIKAVEYLRELTRNKDVLIQIWVPVNRGGRRVLTTSDQPYSLYSSCPRLARYRDISGKFHFSAEEDSKESVGLPGRVFLGKVPEWTPDVRFFRSDEYPRVGHAQEFNICGTLALPIFEQGSRTCLGVIEVVMTTQQIKIRPELESVREALEAVDLRGSDALSTDNVKQACNTAYQAALPEIQEVLRSACETHRLPLAQTWVPCIQQGKEGCRHSDDNYVDCVSTVDHACIVADPNMLGFHEACSEHHLLKGQGIVGGAFRTNQPCFSTDITSFSKTEYPLSHHARVFGLHAAVAIHLRSIHTGTADFVLEFFLPVNCTDPEEQKNMLSSLSIIIQQVCQSLRVVTDKELQEDTYLPVNGKPSTEDMLHEKSREFWPCQPDSSLKRNVEFGEECSAYDEGSFPSMGMGMGMGKAGEKRRTKAEKNITLEVLRQYFAGSLKDAAKSIGVCPTTLKRICRQHGIKRWPSRKIKKVGHSLQKLQLVIDSVQGASGAFQINPLYTNFTELGSPKLSGTCSFTASKLSDHLQPSSIKAEGEFFSPEAVASKSPSSCSQTSTSSQCCSSGAQQHPLMCNVGGCEVVGENHGDGVLKRISSEAEIQATNQGPKLLSRSQSHKSLNAKNLTSSRKNSARVFQEGFAQKVKVTYGEEKVRFRMQNNWSYADLLLEIARRYNIEDMSRFYIKYLDDDAEWILLTCDADLEECIDVCQSSHSHTIKLSLQVSHHNLGKSLGISGPS; translated from the exons ATGGAAGATGGCGTTTTATCACCCGATACCATGCTGGATGCTCTGCCCGATTCAGGTATGGATTTGGACTTCATGGACAATATCTTTTTCGATGGATTCTGGCTGGAAGCGACAGATGGATCTGAATTCCTTCATCACAGTCCCTCTAGTTCCGGTGCCCTCTTAGTCCCTTCATTTGAATGGCCTGCTTTGGAGGCTAATGGCAACTTGAGAGCCAACCCATCCCAAAAGGACAATGAATCAAAAGAAAGAAGTTTGGTCAATGCCATATCTCTCGAACAGAATATGATTAATGTTGCTGGGTGGTCTCGTGAATCAGAAAACAATGTAATTGAAGGTTCTGAACGGGGCACGAGGTGGTGGATTGCACCCAGCGGGAATCCAGGTTGTACTATTTCTGTAGCACAGAGATTAATCAAGGCAGTTGAGTACCTTAGAGAACTAACAAGAAATAAAGATGTTCTTATACAGATATGGGTGCCTGTGAATAGAGGGGGTAGACGTGTTCTAACAACCAGTGATCAGCCTTACTCTCTTTATTCCAGCTGTCCAAGGCTTGCAAGATACCGGGACATTTCTGGGAAGTTTCATTTCTCAGCCGAGGAGGATTCTAAGGAGTCGGTGGGATTACCTGGTCGAGTTTTCTTGGGTAAGGTTCCTGAGTGGACGCCTGATGTTCGATTCTTTAGAAGTGACGAGTACCCAAGAGTTGGTCATGCTCAAGAGTTTAATATTTGTGGAACTCTTGCCCTTCCAATCTTTGAACAAGGTAGTAGGACTTGCTTGGGAGTTATTGAAGTTGTGATGACTACACAGCAGATCAAGATTCGCCCTGAGCTTGAAAGTGTCCGTGAGGCACTTGAG GCTGTTGATCTTAGGGGTTCTGATGCTTTGAGCACTGATAATGTGAAG CAGGCATGCAACACGGCCTACCAAGCTGCATTACCTGAGATTCAAGAGGTTTTGAGATCTGCTTGTGAGACACATAGATTGCCCTTAGCTCAAACTTGGGTTCCGTGCATTCAACAAGGTAAAGAGGGCTGCCGGCACTCCGATGACAACTATGTGGATTGTGTTTCCACAGTGGATCATGCTTGCATTGTAGCTGATCCCAATATGCTGGGTTTTCACGAGGCTTGCTCTGAGCATCACTTGTTAAAGGGTCAAGGCATTGTTGGGGGAGCATTTAGGACAAATCAACCATGTTTCTCAACTGATATAACATCATTTAGCAAGACAGAGTACCCTCTGTCTCATCACGCAAGGGTGTTTGGATTGCATGCTGCTGTTGCAATACACCTGCGCAGCATCCACACTGGTACAGCTGACTTTGTTTTGGAGTTCTTCTTGCCCGTGAATTGCACTGATCCTGAAGAGCAAAAGAATATGCTCAGTTCATTGTCCATTATTATACAACAGGTTTGCCAGAGTTTACGGGTTGTAACAGATAAGGAGCTACAGGAGGATACTTATTTGCCTGTTAATGGCAAACCTAGTACAGAAGATATGTTACATGAGAAGTCCAGAGAGTTTTGGCCATGTCAGCCGGATTCTAGCCTAAAACGAAATGTTGAATTTGGTGAAGAGTGTTCTGCATATGACGAGGGTAGCTTCCCAAGTATGGGTATGGGTATGGGTATGGGTAAAGCAGGAGAGAAAAGACGTACCAAGGCGGAGAAAAACATCACCTTGGAAGTTCTTCGGCAATATTTTGCTGGCAGTCTAAAAGATGCTGCAAAGAGTATTGGAG TATGTCCAACGACTTTGAAAAGAATCTGCCGACAACATGGGATTAAACGGTGGCCTTCTCGAAAAATTAAGAAGGTTGGTCACTCCTTACAGAAACTCCAACTTGTAATCGACTCGGTCCAGGGTGCATCTGGTGCTTTTCAAATAAATCCCTTGTACACAAACTTCACAGAGCTAGGCTCTCCAAAATTATCGGGAACCTGCTCATTTACAGCTTCAAAGCTCAGTGATCACCTGCAGCCATCAAGCATAAAGGCTGAGGGTGAGTTTTTCAGCCCTGAAGCTGTAGCGTCAAAATCACCCTCCTCATGCAGTCAGACTTCGACATCAAGTCAGTGTTGTTCCAGTGGGGCACAGCAGCATCCTCTTATGTGTAACGTTGGTGGTTGTGAAGTGGTTGGAGAAAACCACGGTGATGGTGTGCTAAAGAGGATCAGTAGTGAAGCAGAGATCCAGGCCACAAATCAAGGACCAAAGCTCCTTTCAAGATCCCAGAGCCATAAATCTCTCAATGCCAAGAACCTTACATCCTCACGGAAGAATAGCGCTCGGGTATTTCAAGAAGGATTTGCTCAGAAAGTAAAAGTCACATATGGAGAAGAGAAAGTCCGTTTTCGCATGCAAAACAATTGGAGTTACGCAGATTTATTGCTAGAGATTGCCAGGCGATACAATATCGAAGACATGAGTAGATTTTATATCAAGTACTTGGATGATGATGCCGAGTGGATCTTATTAACATGTGATGCTGATTTGGAGGAATGCATTGATGTCTGCCAATCATCACATAGCCACACTATCAAACTCTCCCTCCAAGTTTCTCATCATAATTTGGGAAAGTCTTTAGGCATCAGCGGCCCTTCTTGA
- the LOC109002942 gene encoding pentatricopeptide repeat-containing protein At3g24000, mitochondrial-like has translation MKVPFRLKSNKIDAIFHSTPSPLRLSHQSYRQTSSTHSSTRLNNLLNATLHTKNLKHATQIHTQIITNNYTCLPFLLNNLLSLYAKCGNINRSVLLFSTNHGGFKNVVIWTSLITHLSRFSKPFKALTFFNEMRSTGIYPNHFTFSAILPACADSMTVQHGEQMHCLIWKHGFQTDIFVGTALVDMYAKCTDMTSAERVFAEMPDRNLVSWNSMIVGFLQKKLYYRAVEIFREVRRQVSDSPDEVSCSGVLSACANMGCLEFGRQVHGIAFKLGLVALTYVNNSLMDMYCKCGLFGDALELFKTIGDRDVVAWNVVIMGCVHSGKFEEACRYFWFMRTEGIAPDEATYSSVLHASASLSALNQGTLIHDQTIKTGFMNNACVASSLITMYAKSGSLVDANRVFEEIQERNVVCWTAMIAACQQHGCANQAIELFEEMLGKGIEPDYISFVSVLSACSHAGHVKEGFVYFSSMTDVPGMNPGPEHYACMVDLLGRLGKLEEAKRFIESMPIKPDSSVLGALLGACRNYGNLEIGREIAKRLFELEPDNPGNYVLLANMLTRKGMMEEADEVRRLMGVNGVRKEPGCSWIDVKNITSVFTVHDRSHSRTDEIYEMLRKLEELVIRKGYKPETQFAINSVEGYKEQSLWYHSEKLALALGLLALPVGAPIIIKKNLRTCGDCHTVMKFASEIFGREIILRDVNRFHRFTNGLCSCKDYW, from the coding sequence ATGAAAGTTCCATTCCGtctaaaatccaataaaatcgACGCAATCTTCCACTCCACTCCATCTCCTCTCAGACTCTCCCACCAATCGTACCGCCAAACATCGTCAACCCATAGTTCCACTCGTCTCAACAATCTCCTCAACGCCACTCTACACACCAAGAACCTCAAACATGCCACCCAAATTCACACCCAGATCATCACGAACAACTACACTTGTCTCCCTTTCCTCCTTAACAACCTCCTCAGCTTGTATGCTAAATGTGGTAACATCAACCGAAGCGTACTGCTATTCTCAACTAATCATGGTGGGTTTAAAAACGTTGTCATTTGGACCTCTCTTATTACCCATTTATCCCGCTTTAGTAAACCCTTTAAGGCCTTGACGTTTTTCAACGAAATGAGGAGCACTGGTATTTATCCAAACCACTTTACCTTCTCTGCCATCTTACCTGCTTGTGCTGACTCCATGACGGTCCAACATGGTGAACAAATGCACTGTTTAATTTGGAAACATGGGTTCCAAACCGATATATTTGTTGGCACTGCACTGGTTGACATGTATGCAAAGTGTACTGATATGACCTCAGCGGAGAGAGTGTTTGCTGAAATGCCTGATAGAAACCTTGTTTCTTGGAATTCTATGATTGTTGGGTTCTTGcagaaaaagttatattatcgGGCAGTTGAAATTTTCAGGGAAGTTCGTAGGCAGGTTTCGGATAGTCCTGATGAAGTGAGTTGCTCGGGTGTGCTGAGTGCTTGTGCTAATATGGGCTGCTTGGAATTTGGGAGACAAGTTCATGGAATTGCTTTCAAGCTTGGCTTGGTAGCATTGACTTACGTGAATAACTCATTAATGGATATGTACTGTAAATGTGGATTGTTTGGTGATGCTCTTGAGTTGTTCAAGACCATAGGAGACAGAGATGTTGTTGCATGGAATGTGGTGATAATGGGGTGTGTCCACAGTGGTAAATTTGAGGAGGCTTGCAGATATTTTTGGTTCATGAGGACGGAAGGTATAGCACCTGATGAGGCTACATACTCTTCTGTCCTTCATGCTTCTGCTAGTCTTTCAGCACTTAATCAAGGCACTTTGATCCATGATCAGACCATAAAAACAGGTTTTATGAACAATGCATGTGTTGCAAGCTCATTGATTACAATGTATGCAAAAAGTGGGAGCTTGGTTGATGCCAATCGTGTGTTTGAAGAGATTCAGGAACGAAATGTGGTTTGTTGGACAGCGATGATTGCTGCTTGCCAACAACATGGCTGTGCAAACCAAGCCATTGAGTTGTTTGAGGAAATGCTTGGTAAGGGAATTGAACCTGATTACATTTCGTTTGTATCTGTTCTATCAGCTTGTAGCCATGCTGGTCACGTCAAAGAAGGATTTGTTTACTTTTCTTCCATGACTGATGTTCCTGGCATGAATCCTGGGCCTGAACACTATGCCTGCATGGTTGACTTGCTTGGTCGTCTCGGTAAGTTGGAAGAAGCTAAGAGGTTTATTGAGTCAATGCCAATCAAACCTGACTCATCGGTTTTGGGAGCCTTGCTTGGGGCTTGTAGGAATTATGGAAATCTTGAAATAGGAAGAGAGATTGCGAAGAGACTTTTTGAGTTGGAACCAGACAATCCTGGGAATTATGTGCTGCTTGCTAATATGCTCACGAGGAAAGGGATGATGGAGGAAGCTGATGAGGTTAGGAGGTTGATGGGGGTCAATGGAGTAAGAAAGGAACCGGGATGTAGCTGGATTGATGTTAAGAACATTACATCTGTATTTACAGTGCATGACAGATCACATTCTAGGACAGACGAGATATATGAGATGTTGAGAAAGTTGGAGGAGTTGGTGATTAGGAAAGGTTATAAGCCTGAAACGCAATTTGCAATTAACAGTGTGGAAGGATACAAAGAGCAAAGCTTATGGTATCACAGCGAGAAACTTGCCCTTGCGCTTGGGCTACTGGCCCTTCCAGTTGGGGCtccaattataataaaaaagaatctgAGGACTTGCGGCGATTGTCATACAGTTATGAAGTTTGCTTCAGAGATATTTGGGAGAGAGATTATTCTGAGAGATGTCAATAGGTTTCACAGGTTCACTAATGGTTTGTGTTCCTGCAAAGATTACTGGTGA
- the LOC109002941 gene encoding protein NLP2-like isoform X2 produces MEDGVLSPDTMLDALPDSGMDLDFMDNIFFDGFWLEATDGSEFLHHSPSSSGALLVPSFEWPALEANGNLRANPSQKDNESKERSLVNAISLEQNMINVAGWSRESENNVIEGSERGTRWWIAPSGNPGCTISVAQRLIKAVEYLRELTRNKDVLIQIWVPVNRGGRRVLTTSDQPYSLYSSCPRLARYRDISGKFHFSAEEDSKESVGLPGRVFLGKVPEWTPDVRFFRSDEYPRVGHAQEFNICGTLALPIFEQGSRTCLGVIEVVMTTQQIKIRPELESVREALEAVDLRGSDALSTDNVKACNTAYQAALPEIQEVLRSACETHRLPLAQTWVPCIQQGKEGCRHSDDNYVDCVSTVDHACIVADPNMLGFHEACSEHHLLKGQGIVGGAFRTNQPCFSTDITSFSKTEYPLSHHARVFGLHAAVAIHLRSIHTGTADFVLEFFLPVNCTDPEEQKNMLSSLSIIIQQVCQSLRVVTDKELQEDTYLPVNGKPSTEDMLHEKSREFWPCQPDSSLKRNVEFGEECSAYDEGSFPSMGMGMGMGKAGEKRRTKAEKNITLEVLRQYFAGSLKDAAKSIGVCPTTLKRICRQHGIKRWPSRKIKKVGHSLQKLQLVIDSVQGASGAFQINPLYTNFTELGSPKLSGTCSFTASKLSDHLQPSSIKAEGEFFSPEAVASKSPSSCSQTSTSSQCCSSGAQQHPLMCNVGGCEVVGENHGDGVLKRISSEAEIQATNQGPKLLSRSQSHKSLNAKNLTSSRKNSARVFQEGFAQKVKVTYGEEKVRFRMQNNWSYADLLLEIARRYNIEDMSRFYIKYLDDDAEWILLTCDADLEECIDVCQSSHSHTIKLSLQVSHHNLGKSLGISGPS; encoded by the exons ATGGAAGATGGCGTTTTATCACCCGATACCATGCTGGATGCTCTGCCCGATTCAGGTATGGATTTGGACTTCATGGACAATATCTTTTTCGATGGATTCTGGCTGGAAGCGACAGATGGATCTGAATTCCTTCATCACAGTCCCTCTAGTTCCGGTGCCCTCTTAGTCCCTTCATTTGAATGGCCTGCTTTGGAGGCTAATGGCAACTTGAGAGCCAACCCATCCCAAAAGGACAATGAATCAAAAGAAAGAAGTTTGGTCAATGCCATATCTCTCGAACAGAATATGATTAATGTTGCTGGGTGGTCTCGTGAATCAGAAAACAATGTAATTGAAGGTTCTGAACGGGGCACGAGGTGGTGGATTGCACCCAGCGGGAATCCAGGTTGTACTATTTCTGTAGCACAGAGATTAATCAAGGCAGTTGAGTACCTTAGAGAACTAACAAGAAATAAAGATGTTCTTATACAGATATGGGTGCCTGTGAATAGAGGGGGTAGACGTGTTCTAACAACCAGTGATCAGCCTTACTCTCTTTATTCCAGCTGTCCAAGGCTTGCAAGATACCGGGACATTTCTGGGAAGTTTCATTTCTCAGCCGAGGAGGATTCTAAGGAGTCGGTGGGATTACCTGGTCGAGTTTTCTTGGGTAAGGTTCCTGAGTGGACGCCTGATGTTCGATTCTTTAGAAGTGACGAGTACCCAAGAGTTGGTCATGCTCAAGAGTTTAATATTTGTGGAACTCTTGCCCTTCCAATCTTTGAACAAGGTAGTAGGACTTGCTTGGGAGTTATTGAAGTTGTGATGACTACACAGCAGATCAAGATTCGCCCTGAGCTTGAAAGTGTCCGTGAGGCACTTGAG GCTGTTGATCTTAGGGGTTCTGATGCTTTGAGCACTGATAATGTGAAG GCATGCAACACGGCCTACCAAGCTGCATTACCTGAGATTCAAGAGGTTTTGAGATCTGCTTGTGAGACACATAGATTGCCCTTAGCTCAAACTTGGGTTCCGTGCATTCAACAAGGTAAAGAGGGCTGCCGGCACTCCGATGACAACTATGTGGATTGTGTTTCCACAGTGGATCATGCTTGCATTGTAGCTGATCCCAATATGCTGGGTTTTCACGAGGCTTGCTCTGAGCATCACTTGTTAAAGGGTCAAGGCATTGTTGGGGGAGCATTTAGGACAAATCAACCATGTTTCTCAACTGATATAACATCATTTAGCAAGACAGAGTACCCTCTGTCTCATCACGCAAGGGTGTTTGGATTGCATGCTGCTGTTGCAATACACCTGCGCAGCATCCACACTGGTACAGCTGACTTTGTTTTGGAGTTCTTCTTGCCCGTGAATTGCACTGATCCTGAAGAGCAAAAGAATATGCTCAGTTCATTGTCCATTATTATACAACAGGTTTGCCAGAGTTTACGGGTTGTAACAGATAAGGAGCTACAGGAGGATACTTATTTGCCTGTTAATGGCAAACCTAGTACAGAAGATATGTTACATGAGAAGTCCAGAGAGTTTTGGCCATGTCAGCCGGATTCTAGCCTAAAACGAAATGTTGAATTTGGTGAAGAGTGTTCTGCATATGACGAGGGTAGCTTCCCAAGTATGGGTATGGGTATGGGTATGGGTAAAGCAGGAGAGAAAAGACGTACCAAGGCGGAGAAAAACATCACCTTGGAAGTTCTTCGGCAATATTTTGCTGGCAGTCTAAAAGATGCTGCAAAGAGTATTGGAG TATGTCCAACGACTTTGAAAAGAATCTGCCGACAACATGGGATTAAACGGTGGCCTTCTCGAAAAATTAAGAAGGTTGGTCACTCCTTACAGAAACTCCAACTTGTAATCGACTCGGTCCAGGGTGCATCTGGTGCTTTTCAAATAAATCCCTTGTACACAAACTTCACAGAGCTAGGCTCTCCAAAATTATCGGGAACCTGCTCATTTACAGCTTCAAAGCTCAGTGATCACCTGCAGCCATCAAGCATAAAGGCTGAGGGTGAGTTTTTCAGCCCTGAAGCTGTAGCGTCAAAATCACCCTCCTCATGCAGTCAGACTTCGACATCAAGTCAGTGTTGTTCCAGTGGGGCACAGCAGCATCCTCTTATGTGTAACGTTGGTGGTTGTGAAGTGGTTGGAGAAAACCACGGTGATGGTGTGCTAAAGAGGATCAGTAGTGAAGCAGAGATCCAGGCCACAAATCAAGGACCAAAGCTCCTTTCAAGATCCCAGAGCCATAAATCTCTCAATGCCAAGAACCTTACATCCTCACGGAAGAATAGCGCTCGGGTATTTCAAGAAGGATTTGCTCAGAAAGTAAAAGTCACATATGGAGAAGAGAAAGTCCGTTTTCGCATGCAAAACAATTGGAGTTACGCAGATTTATTGCTAGAGATTGCCAGGCGATACAATATCGAAGACATGAGTAGATTTTATATCAAGTACTTGGATGATGATGCCGAGTGGATCTTATTAACATGTGATGCTGATTTGGAGGAATGCATTGATGTCTGCCAATCATCACATAGCCACACTATCAAACTCTCCCTCCAAGTTTCTCATCATAATTTGGGAAAGTCTTTAGGCATCAGCGGCCCTTCTTGA